Proteins encoded in a region of the Diospyros lotus cultivar Yz01 chromosome 9, ASM1463336v1, whole genome shotgun sequence genome:
- the LOC127809973 gene encoding uncharacterized protein LOC127809973, producing MGSEGPPAVTVHITGFKKFHGVAENPTETIVSNLKEYMKKKGLPKGLILGSCNILETAGQGALVPLYQTLQSAVSTRETESSNPGTIIWLHFGVNSGATRFAVEHQAFNEATFRCPDEMGWKPQKVPIIPADGGISRRRETTLPVEEITKALAKRGFEVVTSDDAGRFVCNYVYYHSLRFAEQNGTKSLFVHVPLFLTIDEETQMQFAASLLDVLASLS from the exons ATGGGATCTGAGGGCCCTCCTGCAGTAACAGTCCACATAACAGGTTTTAAGAAATTTCATGGAGTTGCAGAGAATCCTACTGAAACGATTGTTAGTAATCTAAAGGAGTATATGAAGAAAAAGGGTCTTCCCAAAGGGCTGATCCTGGGAAGTTGCAACATTCTTGAAACTGCCGGACAAGGAGCACTCGTTCCCTTGTATCAGACACTGCAATCTGCTGTGAGCACAAGAGAAACTGAGTCATCCAATCCAGGAACAATCATTTGG CTACACTTTGGAGTTAACAGCGGTGCAACAAGGTTTGCTGTTGAGCATCAAGCTTTCAATGAGGCTACTTTTCGGTGTCCTGATGAAATGGGTTGGAAGCCTCAG AAAGTTCCCATTATTCCTGCAGATGGAGGAATTTCACGAAGACGAGAG ACTACCCTTCCTGTTGAAGAGATAACAAAGGCCTTGGCCAAGAGGGGTTTTGAGGTGGTGACCTCCGATGATGCTGGTCGTTTTGTTTGCAACTATGTGTACTATCATTCACTCCGCTTTGCAGAGCAAAACGGGACAAAATCTCTCTTTGTACATGTGCCACTCTTCTTAACAATAGACGAGGAGACCCAAATGCAATTTGCTGCTTCCCTGTTGGATGTACTTGCATCACTAAGCTAG